Proteins encoded by one window of Micromonospora coxensis:
- a CDS encoding SGNH/GDSL hydrolase family protein, whose product MASTAALLVVGTPAVVASAGPSDAESARQPRAEWAGTWAAAVTRGNTVGLTNTGLNNQSIRMTVRTSVGGDRLRVRLSNLYGEQAVKVGHATVARPNTGTPDDRSDIDAATLRELTFGGSTSATMNKGAELLSDPLDFPVEEQEELVVTLHFPVLTGPVTFHGQSKVTNFIGASDLTTAADGAGFTIRPNCCWMFLSGLDVQRRHSPGAIVVLGDSIGDGNGSTVNAHKRWPDLLADRLVDARPEVRTPGVLNLSLAGNRLNHEGPEPGAGGFPGYPELGPNALARLNEDVFPQTGVKTVVTHLGINDIWMSGDSAESIIASLRQVNQQVKARGLRSLAATLTPYEGHGNPGVWTPEKDATRQAVNAWLRGEGAAEFDGLLDFDAVLRDPAQPSRLLPAYDSGDHIHPNDAGNKAMADAVPLRLLGL is encoded by the coding sequence ATAGCTTCCACGGCCGCGCTGCTGGTCGTGGGCACCCCGGCGGTGGTGGCCAGTGCCGGCCCCTCGGACGCCGAGAGCGCCCGCCAACCGCGGGCCGAGTGGGCGGGCACCTGGGCCGCCGCCGTCACCCGCGGCAACACCGTCGGCCTCACCAACACCGGCCTGAACAACCAGAGCATCCGGATGACCGTACGCACCAGCGTCGGCGGAGACCGGCTGCGGGTACGGCTGAGCAACCTCTACGGCGAGCAGGCCGTCAAGGTCGGCCACGCCACCGTCGCCCGGCCGAACACCGGCACGCCCGACGACCGCTCCGACATCGACGCGGCCACGCTGCGCGAGCTGACCTTCGGCGGGTCCACCTCGGCCACCATGAACAAGGGCGCCGAACTGCTCAGCGACCCGCTGGACTTCCCGGTGGAGGAGCAGGAGGAACTGGTCGTCACCCTGCACTTCCCGGTGCTCACCGGCCCGGTCACCTTCCACGGCCAGTCCAAGGTCACCAACTTCATCGGGGCCAGCGACCTGACCACCGCCGCCGACGGCGCCGGCTTCACCATCCGGCCCAACTGCTGCTGGATGTTCCTGTCCGGCCTCGACGTGCAGCGGCGGCACAGCCCGGGCGCGATCGTGGTGCTCGGCGACTCGATCGGCGACGGCAACGGCAGCACCGTCAACGCCCACAAGCGCTGGCCGGACCTGCTCGCCGACCGGCTGGTCGACGCCCGCCCGGAGGTGCGCACCCCCGGCGTGCTCAACCTGAGCCTGGCCGGCAACCGGCTCAACCACGAGGGCCCCGAGCCCGGCGCGGGCGGCTTCCCCGGCTACCCGGAGCTGGGCCCGAACGCCCTCGCCCGGCTCAACGAGGACGTCTTCCCGCAGACCGGCGTGAAGACCGTGGTGACCCACCTCGGCATCAACGACATCTGGATGTCCGGCGACTCCGCCGAGAGCATCATCGCCTCGCTGCGGCAGGTCAACCAGCAGGTCAAGGCACGCGGCCTGCGCAGCCTCGCCGCCACCCTCACCCCGTACGAGGGGCACGGCAACCCGGGCGTGTGGACGCCGGAGAAGGACGCCACCCGGCAGGCGGTCAACGCCTGGCTGCGGGGCGAGGGCGCCGCCGAGTTCGACGGCCTGCTCGACTTCGACGCCGTGCTGCGCGACCCGGCCCAGCCGAGCCGGCTGCTGCCGGCGTACGACTCGGGTGACCACATCCACCCGAACGACGCCGGCAACAAGGCGATGGCGGACGCCGTGCCGCTACGCCTGCTCGGCCTGTGA